Within Flavobacterium pisciphilum, the genomic segment ATTATCAATGGTGATTAATTAATCACTAAATGATTAATTTGCCCCTTATTGATTAATCCTTCAATGCGCTTCATATTTGCATAAGCAAATTTTAAAATTAAAAGCATGAAAACTCTAGTGATTATCATACATCCCGATTTAAAAAATTCAATAATAAACAAACGCTGGATTGAAGAATTAAAAAAGTATCCTGAAAAATATCATATACACGATTTACATAGTTTATATCCAGACGAGAATATTGATGTTGAGAAAGAAAAACAACTCGTAGAAGCACACGATACAATTATATTTCAATTCCCTTTCTATTGGTTTAACTGCCCTCCACTTTACAAAAAATGGCTGGATGAAGTATTAACTTACGGATGGGCTTATGGCTCTAAAAGTGGCTATAAGCTGAGTAATAAGAAAATTGCATTGGGCATAACAGTTGGTATCAATGAAGAAGATTATACTACGGCAGGCAAATACAAATACACCCTAAAACAGTTAACAGCTCCTTTCGAAATTACTTTTAATTATATCAAAGCCGATTATAAATCTCTCTTTGCATTTTATGGTGCCGAGCACAATGCTACTTCTGAAAGAATTGAGAAAAGCACTCAAGATTATATTTCTTTCATCGCCAATTTATAAAATAACAAACCATAAAAAAACCGCTATATAGCGGTTTTTTAAATTCTGATTACGATTTACTATTTTTTAATTGTAACGCCCTTTGCAAAAAGCTCTGATTGGCAATTTTACTTTCAGCTTCATTTATAGCTTTCAATAAATTATTCTCATTATCAGTAATTTCATTAAGTACTTCAGAGATAATATCCCATACAGGTTTCATCTCTAAAATAAGATCCTGTCCTTTTGCAGTAAGCACAATTAAACGTTTACGCTCATCTTCTTTATCTTTTTTCGAACGAATAAGTTTTTGTCTTTCTAATTCTTTTAGCAAACTAATTGTAGATGGATGCGTATAACCAATCTCATTAGCGATTTCTACAATACTTAATACTCCTTTATTATAAAGAGTGTAAATTACTGGAAACCATTTGGGTTCAAACTCAATGTCAAATGATTTGTAGAGCATCGCACCGTCTTTACGCAATTGTTCACTAAGCCGTTGCAATCTTGTCGATAAAGCCAAAATACCTGATTCATCTATAATATTCATCATGTCTAATTTAATTTTAAATGACAAAACACATTATCAGCACCCATTATTGGAAATGCAACTGGAAGCGTTTCTTTCTCAATTCGCACAAAATCATTTCTTTCATAAAAACGTAAAGCAGCTTCTAGTACAGATACCGTTCCCAAATACAAATCAAGTACATTATTTTGCTTGCTAAAAGCAATTAATGTATCCAGAAGTTGCTGGGCAATAAACAACTCTTTACCTCTGAACTCTTTTTTTACAAACATCTTTCGTATGGCTCCTTCCCCACTATCATCATATTTTACCAATGCTATAGTGCCAACTAATTCTTCATCAATAAAGGCTCCCCAAAAACAGCCACCTCTTTTATGATAATAATTATTTATTTCTAAAAGATCAGGCTGATCTTCTAAAGTTATAGGAACATTAAACTCTTTCTGCTGGATATTTAAAATTAAATCAACTACAACAGCTGAATGATTATCTGCAATAGGAACAATTGATATATTCATAGTTTACAACATTTACAATGTAAAACTACGTAGTTAAATACATAAAACAAAATTATTTAATTAAAAACTAACATTCTACAAATAACCAATACCTATCTAATTGCCTAATTTTTATTCCAAAACGACTTCTGAAAACATTACAATTCATTTAACTTTTGAGTCCAAATTATACATTAAATTTTTTGTAATTTCGCGCCCTCATATTTTGAACCCTTCATGAAAAACAAATTAATAAATATACCACCACTTCCAGCAGTAATTTTAGCAATCATAAGCGTGCAATTCGGCGCTGCCATTGCAAAAAGTCTCTTTCCAGCTATTGGAGCAGCAGGAACAGCATCATTACGAATAGGAATTTCTGCAATAATATTATTATTGGTTTACAGACCAAACTTGCTTGCAATTACACCCAAACAATGGAAGCTTGTAATTCCTTACGGGTTGTCTTTAGGATTAATGAACTTAATCTTTTACCTCGCAATAGAGCGAATTCCTGTTGGTTTAGGAGTTACATTAGAATTTATAGGACCACTGTTACTAGCCGTTTTGGGATCAAAACGTTTGGTAGATTATCTATGGGTATTACTTGCTGCAATAGGAATAGCACTTATTGCACCTTGGTCAGGTAACGGAATCGATATTGTTGGAGTTTTATTTGCATTATTAGCAGGTGTCTTCTGGGCTACTTATATTGTATTAGGCGGAAAAGTTTCAAAAGTAATGAAAGATGGTGATGCAGTATCAACCGGAATGTTGTTTGCTTCTATGCTTATTGTTCCTTTTGGAATTATGGAAAATGGATTAAGTAACCTAACACCAACTTATTTAGGAATGGGAATCGCACTTGCTCTATTGTCAAGCGCAATACCGTTTACATTAGAAATGAAAGCACTAGGACAACTTCCTCCACGCACCTTCAGTATTTTAATGAGTTTAGAACCTGCAGCAGCTTCAATTTGTGCTTTTCTATTTTTACAAGAACATCTAAAATTTAGCGAAATAATTGCCGTTGTTTTTGTCGTAATAGCATCAGCTGGATCAACAATGACCGCTAAGAAAGCAATTCAAATCAAGGACTAGAAATCTTCACTACACGTTTTTGAAGCATTCTCCAGCTATTCACTATATCTTTTCTTTGTTAAAGAAACAAACAAAAGGATGCCGTTTCTATCTGGGCTAGACTTAAGAATAACATTCAGGTTTTATGAGACACTTCCTTCGTCAGTGAGACAAGATTGGGGTTGTTTTGTGTAAACGAGTCCTTTGAGCCTTTGCAACTTTGTTCCTTTGAGCCTTTGTTCCTTTGCAACTTAGAACCTTCAAATCTGTATCGAATTACTTTATGAGACACTTCCTTCGTCAGCGAGACAAGATTGTGTTTGCTTTCTGTAAACAAGTCTTTTGTTCCTTTGAGCCTTTGCAACTTTGTTCCTTTGAACCTTTGTTCCTTTGAACCTTTGCAACTTAGACCCTTTGCAACTTAGACCCTTTACAACTTAGAACCTCAGCACCTCAGTAACTTAGAACCTTTGCTACTTAAAACCTTATTTCTTCAAAAAACAAAAAAGCAGCGATTCATAAGAGTCGCTGCTTTTTTACTTTTTTTTAGGAAAGATTCCTAGAATATTCCAATATAATATTGATCTGCACCAGCAGTTACTTTTGCACCTACAGTACCATTAGGGCTTGTAGAATTTACATCATATATATAGATGTTACCTTGTACTCCAACTGGAGTTAATGCAATATAGAATTTTCCGTCTCTTACAACTGAATTTTGGTATTGTTGCAACCATAATCCTTTAGGCACATTTAAATCAACAATTGTGTTTGTTTTAAAGTCTACTCTTGCTAATCCCCATGCAGCAGAATAAGTAGGCTCTCCACTTGGATTAACACCAATCTGAATTTTATCTTCACCTATTTTCTCATAAGGAATATAACCAATTCCGTTACCAGCATAAAACCAACCATTACTAGAAGCATCTCTACCTAATAATCCGCTTACACTATATTTATACGTTTCATTATATTTACCATCTTTAATTTTTACAATGTTTAACTCTTTTCCGTTACTTACCATTTGCATGATTTCACCCTCTTCGTTAAAGTGTTGCGTAGGAGTACGGTAACCATTTGTAGCTCCCTTAACATGTGAAGTACTAATTACAGTAGCGTTAGTTAAACTTGGATAATCAAGGACAAGGGTAAAAGTCTTATCTGTTTCCCCTGCTTTACCAGTTGCAGCATTAAACTTGCTAACAGATGCTCCATAATACAATTTATTTCCAGAAATAACAGGACAGTCAATACGAGAAATGTAATATCCTTCGCTAGCCAAAGTTCCAGGAAGAACTAAATCAATATCTTTTTTAAAGTTAGTACCAAAATTCATTGCTTCTAAGTCAAGAATACCGATAGCAACAGTCATTTTGTGTTTTAAATAATCTTTTTTATCAGCTCCACCATATTCAGCAACAGCAGCGATATTATGTACAGATCCTACTTTATCATTCATTTTTGTAAAACGAACAGCCTTTACTCCTAATGGAATAGAAGAATCAAAAGTAGTTATTTTTGTATAATTATCTCCACCAGTGTACGTTAACTTATCGATAGTACCAATTGTATAATTAAGACTATAAACGATAGAACCATCTGTAGATGTAAATACTCTAGCTGTACGAGATGAAGTCATCGAATATCCTTTTCCTGAATATGAAATTTCACCTTGAGAAAGATCAGTAATACCTTGAAGATAAGTACCCGATATACTACCTGAACCACTAGCAAATGCCAATTGGAAATCTTTTTTTACTCCAGTTGTTGGAGCAACATCCCCATCATTATCGTTATTACTACATGAGCTCAGTAATGCTATAGCAAAAGCTCCTGTTAGTAATGTGCTTTTTAAATTTCTAAATTTGATTTTCATTGCAATTATTTATTTTGAAGTTAATGAATATGTTAATTTGGCATAAAATGCCCTACCTGGTTTTTGCAAACCAAAATTGTCAAATATTTGTTGATCGAATATGTTTTTTGCATCCACACTAATTGTGAATTTATTAGAAGGAAAAGTATATGCAACCCCTATGCTATTAGAAAATTGTGTCGGAATATAGTCTAAGTTCTTACCACCCACATTGGCCCAATTCCTAAGAAATTCATCGACATAACTGATGTTATAATAAATAGAAGCTTTTGATTTTTTTGCAAATAAATCATCCTGATAATAAACTGCATTAATATTGAATTTAAACGAAGGCTCGTTTCTTATTTGCATACGATAAAATAAATATGGAGCACCATTAACATCATACTTCGTATTAAACAAAGCATCAAACTTTGAGACATTAAAAGAAAGATTAAACTTCTTCGCATAATCATAAATAATCTCAGCATCTATACCACGAGACATTACATTCTCAAGATTTTCAAATTGCGAATAAGTAAAACTTCCCGCTCTTATCGACTCTCTAATCATTCCTCTTGTATCTCTATAAAAAAGAGATGCATTTAATCGAATTGAATGCTCATTAAATCTTAATCCACTCCAGTTTACCCCAATATTTGCATTATAACTTGTCTCTGGTTTTAATTCACCAGCGGGAGCAAGTAAATTATCATTAACATTACCAAATAACTCGTTAGGACTAGGTAAGCGCATTGCTTTCTCAGCAGATCCTAACAAAAATAAATTAGGGTTTAACTCATAAGACAAAGTAATACCGTAACCGCTAAAATCAGATTTTTTAGTAAATACCCTCATTTCGTAATTAGGAACACCTGGAGTAATATCTTTTCTATAAGGCTCGTTTGAAGTAGCTTTTTGGAAATAATGTTTGTAAAAAATATTCGTTCTCAATTTTTGAGAAAAAGCGAGATTCTCATAAGTAAACGAAACGATATTTTTTTGTAGATCTCTTGTATTAGTTAATAATTGCATCCCCAAAGGCTCCAATTCATCCGATATACCACGTATAAAATTATTATACATATAATTAGCATATACTGTATTGTTGCTATTGATTTCATACCCAAAATTTGTACGAACGAACAACGTCTTATCAGTATTAATACCTAGTGTTTTAGCACTTGCTACCTCAGCACCACTAGTATACTTTACATAAGTTCCGTCAGGGTACATCAATGGTTTCCCCCTCCAATCATACATAACACCTACCGTATCAATTGCTTGTCTTTTTAAATAAGAATAACTACCATCTAACTTAAACGATAATCCTTTAGTAAATAAATCACTCTTACTATATGTTAATGTTGCTATATTAGAATTACGTCTGGTATGACGATCCCCATACACATTATCCATAGTAATACCATGTTGAACTTCTTTATAATCTCTTGATAAAATACCACCAATCATGAATCTATCAGCCCATTTAACATCAGTAAAACCAACTTCTACCTTAGTACCGTATGACTTATAGGCATCATGAAAACGCTTTGCACGTTGATCGGTTGTCGTCTTACCAGTATAATCCTTGAAAGCAATACTTTTACCCCAAACTTCATAATTGTTATCACTATAATTATAAAAAGCAGAAGCGTCAACTGTAAAACCATTCTCTTTTCTGTAATTACTTGCAATATTCCATTGATGCGTATTAAATGAACCAAGAGAATAAGATGTTACAAGAGAGTTTCTAGTTTTTTTCTTTAAAATAATATTTATCGCCCCACCCAATGCATCTTCAGAAAGATTAGCAGGAACTACTCCTTTATAAACTTCAATACGATCAATTAAAGCTGGTGGAATACTATTTAAAGAATATGAAGAACCAAAATTTGAAGCAGGAATACCATCAATAAAAACCTTTACTGCATTACCTGATAAACCATTAATATTATAATCAATTTTAGATCCTAATCCCCCATCTTGCCTGATACGAACCCCTG encodes:
- a CDS encoding NAD(P)H-dependent oxidoreductase, producing MKTLVIIIHPDLKNSIINKRWIEELKKYPEKYHIHDLHSLYPDENIDVEKEKQLVEAHDTIIFQFPFYWFNCPPLYKKWLDEVLTYGWAYGSKSGYKLSNKKIALGITVGINEEDYTTAGKYKYTLKQLTAPFEITFNYIKADYKSLFAFYGAEHNATSERIEKSTQDYISFIANL
- a CDS encoding MarR family winged helix-turn-helix transcriptional regulator; the encoded protein is MNIIDESGILALSTRLQRLSEQLRKDGAMLYKSFDIEFEPKWFPVIYTLYNKGVLSIVEIANEIGYTHPSTISLLKELERQKLIRSKKDKEDERKRLIVLTAKGQDLILEMKPVWDIISEVLNEITDNENNLLKAINEAESKIANQSFLQRALQLKNSKS
- a CDS encoding GNAT family N-acetyltransferase; amino-acid sequence: MNISIVPIADNHSAVVVDLILNIQQKEFNVPITLEDQPDLLEINNYYHKRGGCFWGAFIDEELVGTIALVKYDDSGEGAIRKMFVKKEFRGKELFIAQQLLDTLIAFSKQNNVLDLYLGTVSVLEAALRFYERNDFVRIEKETLPVAFPIMGADNVFCHLKLN
- a CDS encoding EamA family transporter, producing the protein MKNKLINIPPLPAVILAIISVQFGAAIAKSLFPAIGAAGTASLRIGISAIILLLVYRPNLLAITPKQWKLVIPYGLSLGLMNLIFYLAIERIPVGLGVTLEFIGPLLLAVLGSKRLVDYLWVLLAAIGIALIAPWSGNGIDIVGVLFALLAGVFWATYIVLGGKVSKVMKDGDAVSTGMLFASMLIVPFGIMENGLSNLTPTYLGMGIALALLSSAIPFTLEMKALGQLPPRTFSILMSLEPAAASICAFLFLQEHLKFSEIIAVVFVVIASAGSTMTAKKAIQIKD
- a CDS encoding TonB-dependent receptor; protein product: MGSKNYIDCFIAIKNIITICIINSCAFVFRLNTRTNSSVNENILVFKKNCTLSQSLKFGLLFLCLFFLPSGLLAQNGTLSGILKLENGTPITYAAVAVKNTNHQMITDDEGKFEFKGLAHGHYEIEVSSIEITRKSINVHFKGSSERILLIVEPSASLGLKEVIINVKTEKKEVETKGFAVNVIETQKMALQSIQTNELLDRSAGVRIRQDGGLGSKIDYNINGLSGNAVKVFIDGIPASNFGSSYSLNSIPPALIDRIEVYKGVVPANLSEDALGGAINIILKKKTRNSLVTSYSLGSFNTHQWNIASNYRKENGFTVDASAFYNYSDNNYEVWGKSIAFKDYTGKTTTDQRAKRFHDAYKSYGTKVEVGFTDVKWADRFMIGGILSRDYKEVQHGITMDNVYGDRHTRRNSNIATLTYSKSDLFTKGLSFKLDGSYSYLKRQAIDTVGVMYDWRGKPLMYPDGTYVKYTSGAEVASAKTLGINTDKTLFVRTNFGYEINSNNTVYANYMYNNFIRGISDELEPLGMQLLTNTRDLQKNIVSFTYENLAFSQKLRTNIFYKHYFQKATSNEPYRKDITPGVPNYEMRVFTKKSDFSGYGITLSYELNPNLFLLGSAEKAMRLPSPNELFGNVNDNLLAPAGELKPETSYNANIGVNWSGLRFNEHSIRLNASLFYRDTRGMIRESIRAGSFTYSQFENLENVMSRGIDAEIIYDYAKKFNLSFNVSKFDALFNTKYDVNGAPYLFYRMQIRNEPSFKFNINAVYYQDDLFAKKSKASIYYNISYVDEFLRNWANVGGKNLDYIPTQFSNSIGVAYTFPSNKFTISVDAKNIFDQQIFDNFGLQKPGRAFYAKLTYSLTSK